TTGAATTAATTAAGACAGTGAAGACTTCTTAatgttgtataaaataaaaataaaaaaagattatgaTTGTAATCAATGTTCGACAATACCGAACCGATGAACCGAACGACAAATATAAATTTGCGGATTGAATGAAGTTAAAATCAGTTCGCTATATTTacttcatttaaattatatccaaacaataatgaaataacaaggAAAAGGGTTCGTAGACGCAAAGGAATTAACCACGTTTAGAGGCACAATGCAGTGAGCTAGAGCGACGACCGTATACACACTACATACAAAAATACTAGAGGTATATACAATatcagttatttcccttttacTGTGACTTATCATTTGGTCATCCTAGACGTCATAGTTCATGAATAAAAGATATTAAGAAACAGTAGTCAATActcattttaatacaaaaacaaaaaacagtatACCCGCATCAAAATAACTGTACCGATAAATTTATCACTCTATGAGTTACGTTTTGCAATGACTATAAACGGTAAACGTGTACGGAAAGGTTGGGTACGTTTGTTTACCTACGCCATCGGCGCACCCACGTTTGTAAGCCAAGGTGAGAATAGTAGTAAATAAAGTTAATGCCTATTTCAGTGACAtttgttataaacatttatttagtaaaCGAATTCAGAATAAATAAGAGAATACCCAACCTAATGGGCCAATATGTCATATTATTCAAATACAGTTGataataatactgttttaatacTGTCATACTATAAGCAAATCAGATACAAATGGTATTTTgggtgttatttattttaatttcaaacatgtCTTTACACCCTACTTCGCATATTAATAGCAAACGGTTGTACAAAAATGTGTTTGCAGTTTTCCCAGTGCAGTCATTTAGAAGGTATTTAAATTGTTCGTGAGTTGATTTTTGTACTGAACATATTTTCACTCCATGAATTGCCGTAAATATCTCGTCTATGATTATAAGAAAGTCGGCAGCAGAGGAGAAACACGATTCGGCGTTGCACATGGTACATATCCGTTCGGCCACGAGCTCGTTGAACTTACGACCAGTCCCGATCCACAAAGGTAGAATTCTGCAACGGAATTGCACCATGGTGGGGCGTtcaaaatttgacatatttagGGTAACATAATATTCAGCTTGTAAGGTGTCTTTGAAAAACCTGTGTGCCCGCAACTTGGCGAGGTTTGTACGGATTTGGCCCAGTATGCGTTATGACCGTAAACATAATTGTGCCTTTACTATTTGTACGTCGAAGGTAGATTTTGGGTTACAGTGAACGGACTACTGTTGTTCATTCATGACCAATTTCATCTTACTGTACTATTTGTTCGTGTGATGGTTGTTAAATTCATGTACACCGTTTTAAGTCATGTAAGGCTGTGGCCTATAGCACACCGTAGGGCTGTAATCCTTCTTAAAGCTTCACTGGTTCTTTAACGAGCGCTAATATATAACACAAACGATTCATAGTTGCAATGATGATCGAACCTATCATGACTGCTTTAGAGGTCCGCTGTGATAAACGGTAAGACTATTATGCGTTTTGTAGGCACTTTTTTCACGATAGGTGTTTGCAAACTAATTGAAATGCCTACGAAAGGCAATATCACGGAAAATTTTATTTGCGATTGTTCTTGGAACAATACGACAGCAATTTAACAGGAAGAAAATCATAGACATATCCATTACATATAAataagttttcattattttcgaTATGCAGTTTGTTCTTGTTGAGTTCAATCTAATGTCTTTACTTTTACAATGGAATTGATACTAAGTATTTACAGAACCCCGTAATGTCGAATAAATTGTACTTAATAGTCAAATACACGTTCAGAAATATGCATTTACAAATACTTGAGGCGAGTTTGGGAAGTTGCATCGCAGttgtattaaaatgtcaattatttatttcaattatataaatcGACGGTCGCAATTGTTAAAGATAGCGGACCTTTAACACACTTCTTTAGCTTTAAACTTTCTTTTGAATTCTGTGAATACATTTTGACCAACACTATGGATTTTCAATCGAATTTATCTTGACTGCGTTTTTACTTGTATGTACTTAATTATGCTTAATTTGTGCATTCTTTATATTGTACTGTTTATCGAAATAAATCCTGTTTAAACCAACATGCTTATATAGTTTTAATCGATAACGTCGGCAATCGAGGGGTAATTGTTAaaatcacgcctccaacataaatgacgcaacgccattggtccaggtctggtcacgcggtgacccaaTATGTTTTCATGTTGGGTCACAAAATTTATATCGTACAACAATGGCGTCAATTGTCCGATTCCGatgcataaatacaaaaaaaataaacacgtacacaggttgtcgacgtgatatatacgatACGAATattaggtgacccgatatgggatatacagggcgcaagaaaaaaaatggtttcctttgccccgtatatcccatatctaGTCACCTTCTAACTTCGTAGCTTATTATATCATTACGTTGCGAACATTTAATGTCTTTTTTGCAATccacataaaatgtatttaattctCAATGTGGCTGATTGTTACCAATTAAATAGCAACGAAATTCCAATCACAGGAGAAGAAAATCCAATCGAACACAAGTTAACATATGGTGTACAACAGGTTTAACCTAAATTCTACTCGATGAATTTTATTGAGAGGTAGACCGCAAATGTCGCGTTTTTcccatgttatgaaataaagCAAGCCAACAGTCCATCTGTATTACACTTTGTGCAATAGGAGCATGTTAAAATTTCATATAGTTCAGTTTAAAGCCACAAGCCCGTCTTAAATCAGACTTATTTGAACCCTCATTATAAAATTACTTTAACCATACCTGGTATTGAAAGTATTCAAATTACACGGCTATGTCTAATATTTCCCATATAATATCATGAGCTGTGATAAGTATAACATAAAACTATACTAATAATTGCTATTGTGGTTCGGCGGTTGCCGCGTTTAAATCCTGCTGCCGACGGAAATGTTGCACTGTTTTCTTTCTTCTTCTACATTccgttgttttttaatatttataaacaaaagacaGCCTCATATTTGATTACTTCAAATTTAAACTAATGAGCATTCATAAAATACTGTGACCTCATTTGATTTGAACATTATCtatgaatatcattattaaataacattcCGATACATACATTTCTAACAAACCCTTATATCATCGTGACCGCTAGGCTTTTAGTCTCTATGGCATTATTACTACGTCCCTTAATaatcaaatttgaaattaacatacaattatatcaaaatttgataaggtTTCGCACAATCTGGATGGAAATCGACAAGCTTGATAATGCTTTTTAAACCTTGTACGGTAAATAAGCTATGAAGTACATTTACAGTGGTGTTTAGTGTGTTGAGCATAGCACGTCAAAACACACTTCCTTCATGAAACTATCCGGCACGGTTACGGCGTGAGTGAATTAGTTCAAAATTGTACCTCATTGACTTGattgttaataaatttaagAGCAAGTATGAAATTTGGCGCCgataaattgatttaaaatctcGAACGATCCAAAGGATGGTCCCAACAGTCAGTCTGCGAAATAAGCCACACGCCCGATGTCCGTGGCGTATAACAAATCGCAGACTGGCCAACATTGATTGATGAAGATATGCTTTATGCATGAGTGGTTTGTCTTTAACGTTTGTTCTCATGAGTCCTGCGTTAAGTGTATTTTGGGACTCAGGCTTGTGCATTCAAAAAAGAGAATTTACAATTCGGCTCATGTCCTTGAAGAATccattaaaatatgaaataaggcgcTGCTTTCGACGGGCTATCGCAGAAATGCCTTTGCGGTGTCAATATTTACAACGAAGTAAACTTATTTCTTCATCTAATAATTCGTACTGGTCACTACTCGAACTCACACATTGCTACGGTCAGTGGTAACATAATTGCAATGCTTCGTTTCAATACCTTGCACATAATAGTACAACTTGTGAGATATGGTAAAACTagcaatttgttttcaaataatcaaAGGACATAACCGCAcaagaattaaataaaatatatatgagcCTTACCACATATCTGAAAAACTGCACGGCAGGATGGGACAGCTCTGCCACACAGTTCttgctttttctttttctttaatttcattcCCTCAACCAGCCGGATGGGTGGCAGGTCATGATAAACATTCTTATCCATCCTTAATCCTGGACATAAACTCTCACACAGACACGTTCTTTCCCTCAAACATAGTCGGTTTTGCATGGCAATGGGGGAACTACGCCACAAAAGTTCGTAcatagttttaatttttatcttgGTTTCATTCGAAGTACGTCTATGTGACGAAATGGCAATAGATAACAAAAAACGGTGCaaatatgaattataattatttactaaACACATATTCATGTTAGCATAAAGAAGCTCCAGACACACAAAATGATTCCAAGACATGAACCTGGCAGCCGGCTACCGACGATGGTATCTGTTACATTGTCAAAAGGACGAGGACGATAAATATATTCTAAACACTGTTGCTTTTTTAGTTTCAACTTCAATTACTACATCGAAGATTTGATtgaggaaaaaataaaaagtaacagAAGATTCATTGGCGAactaataaaacagttaaagtGAAATCTAGAGGGTATTCCGAGTTCAAGGtctataaaatacaatacaatgagATGTTAAAATAGTTTCTATTTGTTCACTTTAGTATTTATCCTAACAAATGAGATTATTCATAAGATATCTATTCCCAAATGGACGATAATAATTATGCTTATTTGATTGGGTGACactataattaaatgtaattcCATGGTACATTTTGTAATCAGTTTTGTTTTACGCAGTATCTTTTTGTACAAACtagaaaagaaatatgaaaaatatcgAACAATCGAAAGGTTAAAGCAAAATCTTACTTTCACATCTAACATCATTAAAATCTCGTTCATTGGACATCAGGCAGTACCAACCGATATTAAACGGAATTAATTCCCTTTGCGCCATTAAACTTAAGCTCGTCCATTAATGATTCAGTTTGTCGCAATCAGTTTGCAATGTATGAGTGCATTTAATGTAACTTAAACGAATAAGACGTAAGGAATTACCCGATTGCCGCTGTAATGACTTTGACATGGGACTCAATAAATACACAGCGACCATGcgaaaaaatgaagaaattaaacattcatGATTTTTCAACCAATATATAACTTCTAGCAAGCTACTTATCAGTGACAGGAATATGACATATGTGTTATGGTTGGTTTAGCTCAACCCAGTCGAGGGCTGTTGAAAAAAATGCCTATCTTCACTGCTAAGTTTGGGGTAATTAAcgggaaaacaaaatgtttattgtgcTCTTCtgattttaagttatatttcaatgGTTTTTAAGCGAATACATTGCAATTGAATTGTCTCTCAGCATGTATTCCGACTGACAAGTTTAACAtgttaaagtgactcgctcatgatTTCGGATCATAACTAAGTTTTCCCCGTAATGtatctgaaaacatttattttatcattattttactctatgacaTCAAAATTGCAGCAAAAATACAGTTGTAGCAAAATAAAGAagtttggttttagtggggtttgAATCCACGCCggaaaagtaaagaaaaaaactagAAAACAGCCGGCTGTTCCACACAGCCACCGGGGCTTTAACAAAGGTGGTGGGTATGTTGACCTCTTAAGGATAcagtgataatgtcaatcaaccaatcacgcaacaccacagccgtaactaattttcaatcgcgttataaacgctaatgaaaaCTGTGGTCCTCAAAGACGATATTCGAGCAATTATCAACATTTgatgaagggttccagcttttgtgtttttgttttaacgcTCCTTATGATTTGAGCGAGTCAATTTAAGCCTCGTTCACAGCGATCACATTTCCTTGAGCTATTTCTTATCACATAAACACACAATTCCGTTTGTGATCTCCTATGTTTTAACTGAACCAtcatttcatttatcattttgttatttaaaaccgacgtttaaagctgcactctcacagattgaacgttttgacaactgtttcattttttgtcttggaacgagccaatttttgcgaaaatccatagaaaccaattatataagactgctgacaaaaaatcagatagcagatttttatatttcagtacaaaaaatgatgttttatgcatttttcttaaaccgttagtaacggtttaagccagtaaacattaattttcgaacggaaatatgaaaatctacgatctgattttctGTCAGCAATCTactatcattggtttgcaaatatttacgcaaaaatttgctctttccaagacaaaaaatataaaagttgtaaaaatggtaaacaaAACTATGCATTGGTATCATTTACAGCAGCATGAAACATGAATTATCTTTTGGAAGAGTTGtagaattaaatattttacccTTACTTAATATTTATAGCATACACCTATTTGAAATTCTAGTAATACATTCTTCTAAGAACGTTGCATTGAATTTTTATTAAGTTCCCGATACTTTGAAATTGTATAAAGATTGATGTAGTCATTCTCTAAAATGAAGATATAAGTAAAGTTACGCAAAATTTGCTGAGATGTATTCACCTTTGTTGCGATTTGTACGGATAGAATCCGAATCGGTGCCTGATAGAATTCGCAAATGCAAAATGTTGACGGATAGAATCCGCTATGCATCATCACCGTGAATCAGCAATGCAACAGCAATAGTCTCTAACATGTTCTTTGAATAACATGTATTCAGTTTTTGGTAAAAGATAAGTTGAGAAAATTAGAATGTtataaaatacttgttttgtggGTAGGGCTATCGACTCTTTCAAGAAACGTTTTCCTCGTGACTTTGTTGACGTCCTATCCTGTCACCTTGCACAAACCTGCTCAAACATGTTTTGCGTTGATCCAATTTTTACTAGGTCCTAAATATCGACTAAGCGCTGTAAACGTCTAGACCATAGGCCTTAATGATGTAGCTACAAGCAAGTAAAACGTCAACGCACGAATAGCTTTATGTATCCCCTCTGTTTAATTGTGCGTTTGTCAACTTGCTGGATCGGACGTAAATATGAGATCAGACTTCCAAAACCTATATGCTAGAAAATGAGGGTGTCTGTTGGTTTTCTATGGATACTGACTATGTTTTTGGAAGTTCGTTGGTAACGGATAATTTTGCACGTTTCTTTGAGTTTAAATGACTTTCTTCTTTCGTTTACCCCTGACTTGTAATGTGTTGTTGATAATTAGTAGAAATTGCATAAGCAGTTCAGGAACTGTATATAACGCTTATTTGTTTAAGATGATACAAAATTAAGCTTCTTGATGACTAAATCTAATACTACTCTGAATAGAAACAGATTTTAGAAGGATGTCTTGACGTCGTACTTTTCGAAAAAATAAGTAATATATGACAATTTTTCTACAACCGTCGTAAAACGCATACACTTTACAACGGTTCTCATTTTTGACGTCACGTCAAATAAGTATTACACTCTGCCTATGTCGGAAAAACTGATAGCGGCGTCTTTTATCACATAAAGACACGTACAAAACTGTAcaagtgtaaaataaacaatacccTGAAATCGAGCttccggccacgcagcgtggaAATGGGTTGgattttttgaaaagaaaatcttgCTATTCTTTGTTCCATGCCAaacattatcaattttaaaacaaattgacgtagaaaacgcattTATTTAGATTTCACCAACAAAGCGCGATCGacattgtttactgacgtcatgacaggttgtaattttaaataaagccaTGTAGTTCAATCAGTTATAAGTCTTTCAATGACAAATAATGAGATGGCTAAAAAGACGACTTAATAGTATATTACtttgtttattaacattttacatttttataggAATTTTAAATGTATCGTACAGAAAAgcattatcaaaatacaaattaaatcaattaaaagttTGGTCtgcaatattttataatgtacaattatatatatgtaaatatggtaGCTATTCGACATTAAGCTGTCACGTTACAATTGAGACCCGTGATCCGTCACACGTTTCCTGATCCGTGAACCGTTACACTTCACCAATCCCCAATTCATGTACACTTATAACAAGATGAAAAAGAAAAGTCATACCATTTCAATTAAAAGGTTCAATAAACTCGAGGTACGAATCTCATTTGGTCCATTGTACGTCCTTTCATTAATAATATAGGTGACTTAATGTATTTAGTATGTGGTCAGCAACGTGacaattttaattcatttttgttatttggAATAGTATGACctctcattttattttatcccACTATCAATTTGTCTTAAGTAATGATatgacaattaaaaaataactaataAACCACtaacaattataaaacataaaatgtatacaaatgtattacTGAGATTAAGATTTAAAGGGAATATGATCTTGCCCTCCGCTAATAACTGGAATGCGGTTTATGGCAAACTTTTCTCTGTGACCATGGTGAACTGATTATAGATGTAGGGTGCGATATCCAAGCGGAATTTTCCAACTTTGAGTCCTTCGGAACATTTTCACAGAATGACGATTCTTCCTGTGATTTCTTTCCTAAGGACTTCCCTAGTCATAGAGTACTCGACTTGGATGTATTTTGTGAAGAACTTCTTGTCAGATATGCAGAGTAGTGACGTGGGTATCTATATGAATACGAATTTCTTCCCCGATTCAAAAACAGGTGTCTAAGTTCTTTACGGAAATATGCTCCTGTGACTGAGTATAAAAAGAAGTTAATACAGTAGTTAATGTAGAAAATAGTCCTGGTGATATAAAGACTTTCATCAAGAGATCCAATATGATTGTTATGGTGAATTAATTTATCTAGTGaatattcatgaacatttaacatttgttttattttccaataACGCTTGCACCATACCGCGAAATATGGCAAATTCAAGGAAACGAAGCAAATGGAAATGGCGAGTAAGATAAATGTAAACTCCAATCGGATGATTGATTCCTCCGTTACGATACGTATTTTTCGATGACGCTTATTTCTTAGCACTAGCTTACGTATGATCAGTAAATTCAGAATGGTTATTAGTACAAACGGAATGAAAGTTATGGTAACCCCAAATATGCTGTCAAGtatgaatgaaaggtattgatGGTCCCGATTACTGGTACACACTGGGTCTCCATTTTTGGCAATGAATGTTCCACTGAGTATGGGTTTAAAAACACACCCAGAAGAAGCAACTACTATTGCCCCAAGGATAACACGTGATGCTGATTTAGGGTCGCAAATGTCTTTTCGGCGTAGGGGAAAACACACGCCGATAAAACGTTCAATTGTAAAGAACACCACAAACCAGGAGCACAGAAACCGCGCAATGTATTGCAAGTAGAGCAAGCCTTGACAGGTTCCATTCTGCTGTAGAAATAAAGCTTGTTGATGTCCGGGGACCAAGCTAAAGCCATGTTTTAACCACTCCGGTAGTACGTAAAATAACAACGCCAGCAGATCTGATGTTGACAACGCAGCAAGATACATGCTCGCTGATAGCTTACGCATGTTTTTGGAAAGGAACACtatcaaagaaataatatttccCACCACTCCAATCGCAAAAATAATCGGAGTGAAGTATGTGAAGAAGTAAAACGCTGTTGTTGGCATGTATGGTGGCGATTCGTTCAGCAATGTTTGCAGAATATCAGATGAATACACTGTTCAGTTCGTGTCTATGTCTGATGAATTTGATGTATCATTCGATGATTCGCTGGAGTTTTGACCGCCACAAATCTGAGTAATGTAAGGCATCGCTGTGTCATTTCCGGCCTGAAAAGTATgaatatcatgaaaatatatttcgcAACAACTGATTTATCATGCGCCTCTTCTACTTTAtctcaatttaaattaaacacttaTGCAAAAGATtgtgacattgtttttgttCTGGTCAATTAAAGAAAGGATATGTTTTGTACAGTTGCCGACTTCTTGTGGATTGGTACTTTAACGCATTTGATATTATCTTGATCCGACTTCCAACGTGTACGTTTTTTTTAGTATGGTGTTTATATcaa
This genomic stretch from Mya arenaria isolate MELC-2E11 chromosome 10, ASM2691426v1 harbors:
- the LOC128204851 gene encoding thyrotropin-releasing hormone receptor-like — protein: MPTTAFYFFTYFTPIIFAIGVVGNIISLIVFLSKNMRKLSASMYLAALSTSDLLALLFYVLPEWLKHGFSLVPGHQQALFLQQNGTCQGLLYLQYIARFLCSWFVVFFTIERFIGVCFPLRRKDICDPKSASRVILGAIVVASSGCVFKPILSGTFIAKNGDPVCTSNRDHQYLSFILDSIFGVTITFIPFVLITILNLLIIRKLVLRNKRHRKIRIVTEESIIRLEFTFILLAISICFVSLNLPYFAVWCKRYWKIKQILYITRTIFYINYCINFFLYSVTGAYFRKELRHLFLNRGRNSYSYRYPRHYSAYLTRSSSQNTSKSSTL